One part of the Phycisphaerae bacterium genome encodes these proteins:
- a CDS encoding PEP-CTERM sorting domain-containing protein (PEP-CTERM proteins occur, often in large numbers, in the proteomes of bacteria that also encode an exosortase, a predicted intramembrane cysteine proteinase. The presence of a PEP-CTERM domain at a protein's C-terminus predicts cleavage within the sorting domain, followed by covalent anchoring to some some component of the (usually Gram-negative) cell surface. Many PEP-CTERM proteins exhibit an unusual sequence composition that includes large numbers of potential glycosylation sites. Expression of one such protein has been shown restore the ability of a bacterium to form floc, a type of biofilm.): MRSKWLLVVVALGVMAPVAWATSYASGITSLGGGDYSFVLNQDATDVVIQRPGDTPLVLGALSKGTHTFNVGAGTGYEIRVYSSAAPGWSQISVDSTPTSFYSPAGISVNKYAGSANFGRLYVSNAVAGTTAFGRVSQDGIYSLQADMVDTGFHTGGWDWAGSSGPFKSTIGPDGHLYVADFSDDLVVEFSADMATATGLIDATNKTTNQWVESIYVQGTQAAGNRKIYLVNSNYNDNDRKGLIQYDLSGNATATPGDTGMQYIGPSYFAFYPRDVARDSNGDWYMCQFRFDPTQAPAISKFLDGPPPINTAAWETPLAAPYNGAYGIDIFEPEGWVAYGNYYDGWVHIFDMDDGSYVGGFDAGSRVRDVAFDAAGNLYTVDNLTEWLRVWSPGGDYAAITSSNGTFYLVPEPAGLILLAVGGLMLRRRR, encoded by the coding sequence ATGAGAAGCAAATGGCTGTTGGTGGTGGTGGCCCTGGGCGTGATGGCCCCGGTGGCATGGGCAACGTCCTATGCTTCGGGCATCACGAGCCTGGGCGGCGGTGACTATTCATTCGTGCTGAATCAGGATGCGACCGACGTCGTCATCCAGCGCCCTGGTGACACGCCGCTGGTGTTGGGTGCCCTGAGCAAAGGGACGCACACGTTCAATGTCGGGGCCGGCACGGGCTACGAGATTCGGGTGTACAGCAGCGCCGCGCCGGGCTGGTCGCAGATCAGCGTCGACAGCACGCCCACGTCGTTCTACTCCCCGGCGGGGATCTCGGTGAACAAGTACGCGGGGAGCGCGAACTTCGGCCGGCTCTACGTATCGAACGCGGTGGCGGGCACGACGGCGTTCGGACGGGTTTCGCAGGATGGGATCTACTCCCTGCAGGCGGACATGGTGGACACCGGATTCCACACGGGCGGATGGGACTGGGCAGGCAGCTCGGGGCCGTTCAAGAGCACGATCGGACCGGACGGCCACCTGTACGTGGCGGACTTCTCGGATGACCTGGTCGTCGAGTTCAGCGCGGACATGGCAACCGCGACGGGGCTGATTGACGCCACGAACAAGACGACGAATCAGTGGGTCGAGAGCATCTACGTCCAGGGGACCCAGGCGGCCGGCAACCGGAAGATCTACCTGGTGAACTCGAATTACAACGACAATGACCGCAAGGGTCTGATCCAGTATGACCTGAGCGGCAACGCGACGGCGACGCCGGGCGACACCGGTATGCAGTACATCGGGCCGTCGTATTTCGCGTTCTATCCGCGCGATGTCGCCCGCGACAGCAACGGTGACTGGTACATGTGCCAGTTCCGCTTTGATCCGACGCAGGCGCCGGCGATCTCGAAGTTCCTCGACGGGCCGCCGCCGATCAACACCGCGGCCTGGGAAACGCCGCTGGCTGCTCCGTACAACGGTGCGTACGGCATCGACATCTTCGAGCCGGAAGGCTGGGTCGCGTACGGGAACTACTACGACGGCTGGGTGCACATCTTCGACATGGATGACGGCAGCTACGTGGGCGGTTTCGACGCGGGCAGCCGCGTGCGCGACGTCGCATTCGACGCAGCCGGCAATCTGTACACGGTCGACAACCTGACCGAGTGGCTGCGCGTCTGGTCGCCGGGTGGCGACTATGCGGCGATCACAAGCTCGAACGGTACGTTCTATCTGGTGCCGGAACCGGCGGGGCTGATCCTGTTGGCGGTGGGCGGGCTCATGCTGCGACGGCGGCGCTAG
- a CDS encoding thrombospondin type 3 repeat-containing protein, with protein sequence MFVVGGLYGATPTNTVFYTKVDPDTGAISGWRTGNVYPANVSRLAATAYEVGGRWYLLVVSGGPYAASGVRDPRCWYTQIAVDTDGDGIGDIDDNCPLLANPDQADGDDDGVGDGCDNCPEDYNPDQADSDGDGLGDACDGPAYCLGDLNCDGQVSFGDINPFVLYLSNYSVWQTTYAGCNPKNGDINDDGNYPGFGDINPFVTLLSTSSLPIICP encoded by the coding sequence ATGTTCGTGGTTGGCGGTCTGTACGGCGCCACGCCGACGAACACCGTCTTCTACACGAAGGTCGACCCCGACACCGGCGCGATCAGCGGCTGGCGGACGGGGAACGTGTACCCGGCTAATGTGTCCAGGCTGGCGGCCACCGCCTACGAGGTCGGCGGCCGGTGGTATCTGCTGGTGGTCTCCGGCGGGCCCTACGCCGCGAGCGGCGTGCGTGACCCGCGCTGCTGGTACACGCAGATCGCGGTCGACACGGACGGCGACGGCATCGGTGACATCGACGACAACTGCCCGCTGCTGGCCAACCCGGACCAGGCGGACGGCGACGACGATGGGGTCGGCGACGGCTGTGACAACTGCCCGGAGGACTACAACCCCGACCAGGCCGACAGCGACGGCGATGGCCTCGGCGACGCGTGTGACGGTCCGGCTTACTGCCTGGGCGACCTCAACTGCGACGGGCAGGTGAGCTTCGGGGACATCAACCCATTCGTGCTGTATCTGTCCAATTACTCGGTGTGGCAGACGACCTACGCCGGCTGCAACCCCAAGAACGGCGACATCAACGATGACGGAAATTACCCCGGCTTTGGCGACATCAACCCGTTCGTGACGTTGCTGAGCACATCATCGCTGCCGATCATCTGCCCGTAG